Genomic DNA from Magnetococcales bacterium:
TAAGCGGGATGTGCCTTATCAGTCCCTGATTAAAATCTGGCTGGCAGAAAAGGTGAAGACTGGGTAACTATTCACCACCCGGCCACGCACCGAGATCCAGGGCAGCGCCCTGGTGGGGTTCGGGGCAAAGCCCCGACAAAGGCTTTCATGTCCAAGCTTTTCTTGAGAGAGTGCTGAATATTTACAAAAAATCACTACCAGATGGTTTTTAGATTCGGAATGGACAGGAGCCGCTGATCACAAGTGACCAGCGGTGCTTGGTAGTGGATCGCCGTCGCGACAATCAGTCGGTCAGCAGGATCTTTGTGGGAAAACATGTCGGTTTGAGCCAACACGGCTATGGCAGGCGACAAAGGAAGAATCTCCAGATTCATGGCAACCAAAGAGATCCTCCATATAGGAAGTGGCATCAACAACAGGCCGCAGCCTTCCTTTCGCGAAGAGCATGGCAATCTCCCACAGGGTGATGTCAGAGCATGCCAATGTGTTTTTGGATATTCCTTTCTCCAATACAGACATGGCCTTGACGCTCAATCTGTCAGGCGCATCAGCCCAGAAAAGCAGGACATGAGTGTCACAGATGGTCGGCATCACCAGTCCAGTCGTTGTCTCCCAGAGGAGAAGTCACATCACCGCCAATGACCGAACCGCGAAGCGACTCAAGCCTCCGTCGGGCTGCATCAGCATCTTTCTGAACCGGAACGACCCGGACTACTACCCGCCCTTGGAAGGATATTTGGATCTCCGTACCATCATCCACCTGTTTCAGATACCCCGGTAGACATTTCTGGAATTCATCCGTATCGACTTGCAGCACGGTTTTCCCTCCGAGTCAATCAGCAGGGGTGACCAGTTTCCGCAAGCCACCTTTGGTTGCACGGGGGCAACTATTCGGCACCCTTGCAAGAAAAGCCTGAATATGAAGGCCTTTGTAAAGCTTCGCCCCGAACCCCACCAGGACTCCGTCCTGCACCTGCCAGGGAACCAGCCCCCTGGACCCCGGACAACGACCCACCCCCTGGTGCGCTTCCCGGCGCCAGGGGGTGGACGTGTCGCGGGTTTTGAATCTCAACCCTCCTCAAGTTCCTTCATGGTCAACTTGACCCGGCCCTGGCGGTCGACATCGAGCACTTTGACTTGCACCGTATCCCCTTCTTTGACCACATCGGTCACCTTCTGTACGCGCCGATTGGCCAGTTGGGAAATGTGGACCAGTCCATCCTTGTTGGGCAGAATGTTGACGAAGGCCCCGAAGTCGGTGATGCGCACCACCTTGCCGGTATAGATCTGTCCTTTCTCCACATCGGCGACAATGCGGCGGATGATGCTTTCGGCACTCTGCGCCCCGTCGGCATTGGAGGAGGCGATGCTGATGGTGCCGTCATCCTGGATATCGATCTGGCAGCCAGTCTCTTCGGTAATGCTGCGGATCACCTTGCCGCCGGAACCGATAACATCGCGAATCTTGTCCGGATCGATCTTGATGGTGAAGATGCGCGGGGCGTAGGCAGAGAGTTCCGCCCGAGGGGTGGTGATGGATTTGCTCATCTCCCCGAGAATGTGGATCCGGCCCTGCCGGGCCTGTTGCAAGGCCACCGCCATGATCTCGCGGTTGATGCCAGTGATCTTGATGTCCATTTGCAGGGCGGTGATGCCGCGCTCGTTGCCGGCCACCTTGAAATCCATGTCTCCCAGATGATCCTCATCCCCCATGATATCGGAGAGAACGGCAAAGCGATCCTTCTCTTTGACCAGGCCCATGGCGATGCCGGCCACGGATTCCTTGATGGGCACACCGGCATCCAGCATGCATAACACCGAGCCGCACACCGTGGCCATGGAGGAAGAGCCATTGGATTCGGTGATTTCGGAGATCACCCGCATGGTGTAGGGAAACTCCTCGGAGGTGGGCAGGATGGCCGCCAGGGCACGGGTGGCCAGTTTGCCGTGACCGATTTCGCGCCGTCCGGGCGAACCCAGGCGTCCGGTCTCGCCGACGCTGTAGGGAGGAAAGGTGTAGTTCAGATAAAAACTGTCCCGGGATTCGCCATCCAGGCTTTCGACGATCTGTTCGTCACGACCGGTGCCCAGGGTCACGGCGGCGATGGCCTGCGTCTCACCCCGGGTGAAGAGGGCTGAACCATGGACCCGGGGCAGGATGCCCACTTCGCACACGATGGGGCGTATATCGGTCAGGCTGCGGCCATCGATGCGTTGTCCGGTGGTCAGGATTTGCTCCCGGACCACCTCGGATTCAAGGTGATGGAACAACCCCCTGATCTCTTCACTGCGATCGCCACTCTGGCCATCGGCCCCCGGGGTGGCGGCGAAACGGGCCACCACCTGTTCCCGGACCTGGGCCACGGTCTCCTGGCGCTTCAACTTTTCCCGCACCCCGTAGGCGGCCCGCAGATCGCTCAGAAAGGCCTCGCGAATCCCGGCCATCAGGGCGGCATCCTCCTGAATCTCCCGCACCGGCCAACGCGGCTTGCCACACTCGGCGGCCAACTCCCGAATGGCGGCGATCACGGGCTGGAAGCCGGCAAAGCCGAACATGACCGCATCCAGCATCTGCTCTTCGGTGAGAAATTTGACTTCCGACTCCACCATGGTCACCGCATCGGCGCTACCGGCCACCACCAGATCCAGGCGGCTCTCCGCCATCTGCTCCCGGGTCGGGTTGAGGACAAAGGCATCGTTGATGAAGGCCACCCGCGCCCCGCCGATGGGGCCGTCAAACGGAATGCCGGAGATGGACAAGGCCGCCGAGGCGCCGGCCATGGCGGCAATATCCGGTGAGTTGATCCCGTCGTAGGACATCACGGTGGCCACGACCTGCGTATCGTTGCGATACCCCTTGGGAAACAGGGGGCGCAGGGGACGGTCAATGAGGCGGGAGGTCAAAATCTCCCGATCCGAGGGGCGGGTCTCCCGCTTGATGAAGCCACCCGGGATGCGCCCGGCGGCCCAATGTTTCTCCTGGTAGTGGACCCCCAGCGGAAAATAGTCCATGCCGGGACGTTCGCTCTTTTCGGCGGTGGCGGCCACCAGGACCACCGTCTCGCCATAGGTGACCAGCACGGCCCCGTCGGCCTGGCGCGCAATCCGCCCTGTCTCCAGGGTCAGGGTCGCCGGACCGAACTGGAGGCTTTTTCGATGTATGTCAAACATGTTTTTGTATCCAGAGAAGTTGGTCGTGATGGGGGATTATTTGCGCAGATTCAAACGCTGAATGAGACTTTGGTAGCGGCTCAGCTCCTGTTTTTGCACATAGGCCAGGAGGCGGCGCCGCAGCCCCACCATTTTCAACAAACCCCGCCGAGAGTGATGATCCTTGTGGTTGACCCGCAAATGCTCGGTCAGATTGTTGATCCGTTCGGTCAGGAGGGCCACCTGCACCTCCGGCGAACCGGTATCTCCTTCCTTGGTGGCGAACTGAAGAATGACTTCCTTTTTACGCTCCGGGGTAATCGACATCGATTCTCTCCTTGCATCCAGGCTCAGGTTGGACAACGCGCCCGATGCACCGGAGAATCACGGATTCAGGAGGTCAGAAACAGGCGTTGTGGCCGGCACAGGCACTCTTCGGCAGCATCGGCCATGGTTTCCACCACGCCGATGGCCCCGAATTGTCCTGCCGGGGTCAACAACCGCACGGTTCCGATCGGGCTGGTTGCCGCCGGAACCCTGACCGCCTGTCCGTTACGAATCCGGTGCCAGGCATCCGCCCGCAGGCGCAGTACCGGGATGTCGTCCAGTACCCGATCCACGGGCAACAATATTTTTGGCAGGCCCCCCTCGGCGACCTTCTCGGCGAGCTGGTCCAGGGT
This window encodes:
- a CDS encoding type II toxin-antitoxin system prevent-host-death family antitoxin — translated: MLQVDTDEFQKCLPGYLKQVDDGTEIQISFQGRVVVRVVPVQKDADAARRRLESLRGSVIGGDVTSPLGDNDWTGDADHL
- the pnp gene encoding polyribonucleotide nucleotidyltransferase; its protein translation is MFDIHRKSLQFGPATLTLETGRIARQADGAVLVTYGETVVLVAATAEKSERPGMDYFPLGVHYQEKHWAAGRIPGGFIKRETRPSDREILTSRLIDRPLRPLFPKGYRNDTQVVATVMSYDGINSPDIAAMAGASAALSISGIPFDGPIGGARVAFINDAFVLNPTREQMAESRLDLVVAGSADAVTMVESEVKFLTEEQMLDAVMFGFAGFQPVIAAIRELAAECGKPRWPVREIQEDAALMAGIREAFLSDLRAAYGVREKLKRQETVAQVREQVVARFAATPGADGQSGDRSEEIRGLFHHLESEVVREQILTTGQRIDGRSLTDIRPIVCEVGILPRVHGSALFTRGETQAIAAVTLGTGRDEQIVESLDGESRDSFYLNYTFPPYSVGETGRLGSPGRREIGHGKLATRALAAILPTSEEFPYTMRVISEITESNGSSSMATVCGSVLCMLDAGVPIKESVAGIAMGLVKEKDRFAVLSDIMGDEDHLGDMDFKVAGNERGITALQMDIKITGINREIMAVALQQARQGRIHILGEMSKSITTPRAELSAYAPRIFTIKIDPDKIRDVIGSGGKVIRSITEETGCQIDIQDDGTISIASSNADGAQSAESIIRRIVADVEKGQIYTGKVVRITDFGAFVNILPNKDGLVHISQLANRRVQKVTDVVKEGDTVQVKVLDVDRQGRVKLTMKELEEG
- the rpsO gene encoding 30S ribosomal protein S15, coding for MSITPERKKEVILQFATKEGDTGSPEVQVALLTERINNLTEHLRVNHKDHHSRRGLLKMVGLRRRLLAYVQKQELSRYQSLIQRLNLRK